In a genomic window of Lathamus discolor isolate bLatDis1 chromosome 4, bLatDis1.hap1, whole genome shotgun sequence:
- the FAM76B gene encoding protein FAM76B isoform X4, which produces MAAAAAAAPALYACTKCNQRYPFEELSQGQQLCKECRIAHPIVKCTYCRSEFQQESKTNTICKKCAQNVKQFGTPKPCQYCNIIAAFIGTKCQRCTNSEKKYGPPQTCEQCKQQCAFDRKEEGRRKVDGKLLCWLCTLSYKRVLQKTKEQRKSLGSSHSNSSSSSLTEKDQHHSKHHHHHHHHHRHSSSHHKISSLSPEQDQGLWKQSSINQSADSGGTDNFVLISQLKEEVMSLKRLLQQRDQTILEKDKKLTELKADFQYQESNLRTKMNSMEKAHKETVEQLQAKNRELLKQVAALSKGKKFDKSGSILTSP; this is translated from the exons atggcggcggcggcggcggccgccccgGCTCTTTATGCCTGCACCAAGTGCAATCAGCGGTACCCGTTCGAGGAGCTCTCGCAgggacagcagctctgcaag GAGTGCCGGATCGCCCACCCCATCGTGAAATGCACTTACTGCCGGTCCGAGTTCCAGCAGGAGAG CAAAACGAACACGATATGCAAGAAGTGCGCCCAGAACGTGAAGCAGTTCGGGACG CCCAAGCCTTGTCAGTATTGCAATATTATTGCAGCATTTATCGGCACAAAATGTCAGCGTTGCACCAACTCAGAGAAGAAGTATGGCCCACCTCAGACATGTGAACAGTGCAAACAGCAGTGTGCTTTTGATCGaaaagaggagggaagaagaaag GTTGATGGGAAGTTGTTGTGTTGGCTCTGCACGCTATCCTACAAGAGAGTGctacagaagacaaaagaacagaGGAAGAGCCTAGGATCTTCACATTCCAACTCCTCATCCTCATCTCTTACTGAGAAAGACCAGCATCATTCAAaacaccatcaccatcaccaccaccatcatcGTCACAGCAGCAGTCATCACAA aatCAGCAGTCTGAGTCCAGAACAAGATCAGGGACTATGGAAACAGAG ctCTATAAATCAGTCAGCAGACAGTGGAGGAACTGACAACTTTGTCCTCATAAGTCAGCTGAAAGAAGAAGTAATGTCACTTAAACGTCTTCTGCAGCAAAGAGATCAGACTATtttagaaaaagataaaaag TTGACAGAACTGAAGGCAGACTTCCAGTACCAGGAGTCTAACTTGAGGACAAAGATGAACAGCATGGAGAAAGCTCACAAGGAAACTGTGGAACAGTTGCAG GCCAAAAACAGAGAACTGCTCAAACAGGTTGCAGCATTGTCAAAGGGTAAAAAGTTTGATAAGAGTGGGAGTATACTGACGTCCCCGTGA
- the FAM76B gene encoding protein FAM76B isoform X3 yields MAAAAAAAPALYACTKCNQRYPFEELSQGQQLCKECRIAHPIVKCTYCRSEFQQESKTNTICKKCAQNVKQFGTPKPCQYCNIIAAFIGTKCQRCTNSEKKYGPPQTCEQCKQQCAFDRKEEGRRKVDGKLLCWLCTLSYKRVLQKTKEQRKSLGSSHSNSSSSSLTEKDQHHSKHHHHHHHHHRHSSSHHKISSLSPEQDQGLWKQSSSINQSADSGGTDNFVLISQLKEEVMSLKRLLQQRDQTILEKDKKLTELKADFQYQESNLRTKMNSMEKAHKETVEQLQAKNRELLKQVAALSKGKKFDKSGSILTSP; encoded by the exons atggcggcggcggcggcggccgccccgGCTCTTTATGCCTGCACCAAGTGCAATCAGCGGTACCCGTTCGAGGAGCTCTCGCAgggacagcagctctgcaag GAGTGCCGGATCGCCCACCCCATCGTGAAATGCACTTACTGCCGGTCCGAGTTCCAGCAGGAGAG CAAAACGAACACGATATGCAAGAAGTGCGCCCAGAACGTGAAGCAGTTCGGGACG CCCAAGCCTTGTCAGTATTGCAATATTATTGCAGCATTTATCGGCACAAAATGTCAGCGTTGCACCAACTCAGAGAAGAAGTATGGCCCACCTCAGACATGTGAACAGTGCAAACAGCAGTGTGCTTTTGATCGaaaagaggagggaagaagaaag GTTGATGGGAAGTTGTTGTGTTGGCTCTGCACGCTATCCTACAAGAGAGTGctacagaagacaaaagaacagaGGAAGAGCCTAGGATCTTCACATTCCAACTCCTCATCCTCATCTCTTACTGAGAAAGACCAGCATCATTCAAaacaccatcaccatcaccaccaccatcatcGTCACAGCAGCAGTCATCACAA aatCAGCAGTCTGAGTCCAGAACAAGATCAGGGACTATGGAAACAGAG tagctCTATAAATCAGTCAGCAGACAGTGGAGGAACTGACAACTTTGTCCTCATAAGTCAGCTGAAAGAAGAAGTAATGTCACTTAAACGTCTTCTGCAGCAAAGAGATCAGACTATtttagaaaaagataaaaag TTGACAGAACTGAAGGCAGACTTCCAGTACCAGGAGTCTAACTTGAGGACAAAGATGAACAGCATGGAGAAAGCTCACAAGGAAACTGTGGAACAGTTGCAG GCCAAAAACAGAGAACTGCTCAAACAGGTTGCAGCATTGTCAAAGGGTAAAAAGTTTGATAAGAGTGGGAGTATACTGACGTCCCCGTGA
- the FAM76B gene encoding protein FAM76B isoform X2 produces MAAAAAAAPALYACTKCNQRYPFEELSQGQQLCKECRIAHPIVKCTYCRSEFQQESKTNTICKKCAQNVKQFGTPKPCQYCNIIAAFIGTKCQRCTNSEKKYGPPQTCEQCKQQCAFDRKEEGRRKVDGKLLCWLCTLSYKRVLQKTKEQRKSLGSSHSNSSSSSLTEKDQHHSKHHHHHHHHHRHSSSHHKISSLSPEQDQGLWKQSHKSSAAIQNETPKKKPKLESKPSNGDSSINQSADSGGTDNFVLISQLKEEVMSLKRLLQQRDQTILEKDKKLTELKADFQYQESNLRTKMNSMEKAHKETVEQLQAKNRELLKQVAALSKGKKFDKSGSILTSP; encoded by the exons atggcggcggcggcggcggccgccccgGCTCTTTATGCCTGCACCAAGTGCAATCAGCGGTACCCGTTCGAGGAGCTCTCGCAgggacagcagctctgcaag GAGTGCCGGATCGCCCACCCCATCGTGAAATGCACTTACTGCCGGTCCGAGTTCCAGCAGGAGAG CAAAACGAACACGATATGCAAGAAGTGCGCCCAGAACGTGAAGCAGTTCGGGACG CCCAAGCCTTGTCAGTATTGCAATATTATTGCAGCATTTATCGGCACAAAATGTCAGCGTTGCACCAACTCAGAGAAGAAGTATGGCCCACCTCAGACATGTGAACAGTGCAAACAGCAGTGTGCTTTTGATCGaaaagaggagggaagaagaaag GTTGATGGGAAGTTGTTGTGTTGGCTCTGCACGCTATCCTACAAGAGAGTGctacagaagacaaaagaacagaGGAAGAGCCTAGGATCTTCACATTCCAACTCCTCATCCTCATCTCTTACTGAGAAAGACCAGCATCATTCAAaacaccatcaccatcaccaccaccatcatcGTCACAGCAGCAGTCATCACAA aatCAGCAGTCTGAGTCCAGAACAAGATCAGGGACTATGGAAACAGAG cCATAAATCCTCTGCAGCTATTCAGAATGAAActccaaagaaaaaacccaaactggaATCCAAGCCATCAAATGGAGATAG ctCTATAAATCAGTCAGCAGACAGTGGAGGAACTGACAACTTTGTCCTCATAAGTCAGCTGAAAGAAGAAGTAATGTCACTTAAACGTCTTCTGCAGCAAAGAGATCAGACTATtttagaaaaagataaaaag TTGACAGAACTGAAGGCAGACTTCCAGTACCAGGAGTCTAACTTGAGGACAAAGATGAACAGCATGGAGAAAGCTCACAAGGAAACTGTGGAACAGTTGCAG GCCAAAAACAGAGAACTGCTCAAACAGGTTGCAGCATTGTCAAAGGGTAAAAAGTTTGATAAGAGTGGGAGTATACTGACGTCCCCGTGA
- the FAM76B gene encoding protein FAM76B isoform X1 yields the protein MAAAAAAAPALYACTKCNQRYPFEELSQGQQLCKECRIAHPIVKCTYCRSEFQQESKTNTICKKCAQNVKQFGTPKPCQYCNIIAAFIGTKCQRCTNSEKKYGPPQTCEQCKQQCAFDRKEEGRRKVDGKLLCWLCTLSYKRVLQKTKEQRKSLGSSHSNSSSSSLTEKDQHHSKHHHHHHHHHRHSSSHHKISSLSPEQDQGLWKQSHKSSAAIQNETPKKKPKLESKPSNGDSSSINQSADSGGTDNFVLISQLKEEVMSLKRLLQQRDQTILEKDKKLTELKADFQYQESNLRTKMNSMEKAHKETVEQLQAKNRELLKQVAALSKGKKFDKSGSILTSP from the exons atggcggcggcggcggcggccgccccgGCTCTTTATGCCTGCACCAAGTGCAATCAGCGGTACCCGTTCGAGGAGCTCTCGCAgggacagcagctctgcaag GAGTGCCGGATCGCCCACCCCATCGTGAAATGCACTTACTGCCGGTCCGAGTTCCAGCAGGAGAG CAAAACGAACACGATATGCAAGAAGTGCGCCCAGAACGTGAAGCAGTTCGGGACG CCCAAGCCTTGTCAGTATTGCAATATTATTGCAGCATTTATCGGCACAAAATGTCAGCGTTGCACCAACTCAGAGAAGAAGTATGGCCCACCTCAGACATGTGAACAGTGCAAACAGCAGTGTGCTTTTGATCGaaaagaggagggaagaagaaag GTTGATGGGAAGTTGTTGTGTTGGCTCTGCACGCTATCCTACAAGAGAGTGctacagaagacaaaagaacagaGGAAGAGCCTAGGATCTTCACATTCCAACTCCTCATCCTCATCTCTTACTGAGAAAGACCAGCATCATTCAAaacaccatcaccatcaccaccaccatcatcGTCACAGCAGCAGTCATCACAA aatCAGCAGTCTGAGTCCAGAACAAGATCAGGGACTATGGAAACAGAG cCATAAATCCTCTGCAGCTATTCAGAATGAAActccaaagaaaaaacccaaactggaATCCAAGCCATCAAATGGAGATAG tagctCTATAAATCAGTCAGCAGACAGTGGAGGAACTGACAACTTTGTCCTCATAAGTCAGCTGAAAGAAGAAGTAATGTCACTTAAACGTCTTCTGCAGCAAAGAGATCAGACTATtttagaaaaagataaaaag TTGACAGAACTGAAGGCAGACTTCCAGTACCAGGAGTCTAACTTGAGGACAAAGATGAACAGCATGGAGAAAGCTCACAAGGAAACTGTGGAACAGTTGCAG GCCAAAAACAGAGAACTGCTCAAACAGGTTGCAGCATTGTCAAAGGGTAAAAAGTTTGATAAGAGTGGGAGTATACTGACGTCCCCGTGA